In Solobacterium moorei, a single genomic region encodes these proteins:
- the tsaD gene encoding tRNA (adenosine(37)-N6)-threonylcarbamoyltransferase complex transferase subunit TsaD, with the protein MTLILALESSCDETACAIIKDGKEILSNIVSSQINVHTQYGGVVPEVASRIHVENISTVIDEALKKANLTMDDIDAIAYTQGPGLIGSLHVGVQAAKTIAWTFHKPLIPINHMTGHIWANSFVADLKFPLLALVISGGHTQLVYMENDWDYKVIGTTKDDAIGEAYDKVSRVLGTGYPGGPVIDRMAKEGKEHYKLPTPKIDGVYDFSFSGLKTAVLQLIQREEKAGNEIIKEDVAYAFQETALGQLTGKTLQAIEDLKPTMLVLAGGVAANSRLRQLMTEKMQAYPNTQLVIPPMYCCTDNAAMIGAVGYVAYKHGLFGDLAAAADPGLMMPGEE; encoded by the coding sequence ATGACATTGATTTTAGCATTAGAATCAAGCTGTGATGAAACAGCGTGTGCGATAATTAAAGATGGTAAAGAGATTTTATCCAATATTGTATCATCACAGATAAATGTTCATACACAATATGGTGGTGTTGTGCCAGAAGTAGCTAGCCGTATCCACGTTGAAAATATCTCAACAGTTATCGATGAAGCGTTAAAGAAAGCCAATCTAACAATGGATGATATTGATGCGATTGCGTATACACAAGGACCAGGGCTGATTGGTTCTTTACATGTTGGCGTACAAGCGGCTAAGACAATTGCTTGGACATTCCATAAGCCACTCATCCCGATTAACCATATGACAGGCCATATCTGGGCAAATAGCTTTGTGGCAGATTTAAAGTTTCCATTACTAGCGTTAGTGATTTCTGGGGGACACACACAGCTTGTATATATGGAAAATGATTGGGACTATAAAGTCATCGGTACAACAAAGGATGATGCGATTGGAGAAGCGTATGATAAGGTATCACGCGTATTAGGTACAGGTTATCCTGGTGGCCCAGTCATCGACCGTATGGCAAAAGAGGGCAAGGAACATTATAAGCTTCCAACCCCCAAGATCGATGGTGTATATGACTTTAGTTTCTCAGGCTTGAAGACTGCTGTATTGCAGTTAATTCAACGTGAAGAAAAAGCAGGTAATGAGATTATCAAAGAAGACGTAGCATATGCCTTCCAGGAAACTGCACTAGGACAACTGACAGGAAAGACATTACAGGCAATAGAGGATTTAAAGCCAACGATGCTAGTGCTGGCAGGTGGTGTAGCGGCAAATTCAAGATTAAGACAGTTAATGACTGAGAAGATGCAAGCATACCCAAATACACAACTCGTGATTCCACCAATGTATTGCTGCACAGATAATGCGGCGATGATTGGGGCAGTTGGTTATGTTGCGTATAAACATGGATTATTTGGAGATCTTGCTGCAGCAGCTGATCCAGGACTCATGATGCCGGGTGAAGAATAA
- a CDS encoding redox-sensing transcriptional repressor Rex, with product MSEKKVPKATLQRYPVYLKALRKLHADGINRIMSRELADYVSIESTTIRRDFSFLGNLGKQGYGYNVEDLISIFSNQLGVNFDEKIILVGAGNLGKALLNYNHWNHIVGEIVCAFDLHPENVKKASVPVYGMDEIAEKMPEGCRIAILCISQDVQKTVDLLVAHGIHGFVSFAMEHFSVPSGVYVRHVDVVSSIQELVFETNAMNN from the coding sequence ATGAGCGAAAAGAAAGTACCAAAGGCAACATTGCAACGATATCCTGTCTACTTAAAAGCATTGCGTAAACTACATGCGGATGGGATAAACAGAATTATGTCTAGGGAGTTGGCTGACTATGTATCAATCGAGTCAACAACGATTCGTCGTGACTTTAGTTTTTTAGGAAACCTTGGTAAGCAGGGTTATGGTTATAACGTTGAAGATTTAATCAGTATTTTCTCCAATCAGCTTGGAGTAAACTTCGATGAAAAGATTATTCTTGTTGGTGCTGGTAACCTTGGGAAAGCGTTATTAAATTACAATCACTGGAACCATATTGTTGGTGAAATCGTATGTGCATTCGATTTGCACCCAGAGAATGTAAAGAAGGCATCAGTACCTGTATATGGTATGGATGAGATAGCTGAAAAGATGCCAGAAGGCTGCCGTATCGCTATTTTGTGTATCTCACAAGATGTACAGAAGACAGTAGATTTATTGGTTGCACACGGCATTCATGGATTTGTAAGTTTTGCGATGGAACATTTTTCAGTTCCATCAGGAGTGTATGTACGACATGTGGATGTCGTATCCAGTATTCAGGAATTGGTATTTGAAACCAATGCAATGAATAATTAA
- the asnS gene encoding asparagine--tRNA ligase, with the protein MPTEMSIRELYQLAKDGTTLELDQLDFIQLQGWVRTNRAGKNVSFIALNDGTFFKNAQIVYSSDTLSNYAEAAKYLTGTAISVVGKFILTPEASQPFEIQATEINLEGECDSTYPLQKKRHTFEYLREIGHLRPRTNTFSAVFRVRSVLAMAIHQFFQDQGFVYVHTPIITGADAEGAGETFTVTTREDGNYEEDFFGKHASLTVSGQLQAEAYAMAFRDIYTFGPTFRAENSNTTTHAAEFWMIEPEMAFADLDYSMDVIEDMLKYCINYVMEMCPEELAFFNERIDTSLLERLEHVRTSNFKRLPYTEAIEILKNADVKFENNNIHWGMDLNTEHERYITEKVVKGPTFLIDYPEEIKAFYMRRNDDGKTVAACDLLVPGVGELVGGSQREERLDILEKKMESLGMNVEGYQWYLDLRRYGGCQHAGFGLGFERLVMYITGMENIRDVVPFARTPRNLNF; encoded by the coding sequence ATGCCTACAGAAATGAGTATCCGCGAACTATATCAGTTGGCGAAAGATGGAACAACACTAGAACTAGACCAGTTAGATTTTATCCAACTACAGGGATGGGTTCGTACAAACCGTGCTGGTAAGAATGTGTCTTTTATTGCCTTAAATGATGGAACATTCTTTAAGAATGCACAGATTGTGTATTCTTCTGATACTCTTTCCAATTACGCTGAAGCTGCGAAGTATTTAACAGGTACAGCAATTTCTGTTGTTGGTAAATTTATATTAACACCAGAAGCTTCTCAGCCATTTGAAATTCAGGCAACTGAAATCAATTTAGAAGGTGAATGTGATAGCACATATCCTTTACAGAAGAAGAGACATACATTTGAATACTTGCGTGAAATTGGTCATTTAAGACCACGTACAAATACTTTCTCTGCTGTATTTAGAGTACGTTCTGTGCTAGCAATGGCAATTCACCAATTTTTCCAGGATCAAGGCTTTGTATATGTACATACACCAATCATCACAGGTGCTGATGCGGAAGGTGCAGGCGAAACATTTACAGTGACAACACGTGAAGATGGAAACTACGAAGAAGACTTCTTCGGCAAGCATGCGTCGCTAACAGTATCTGGCCAGTTACAGGCTGAAGCGTACGCAATGGCATTTAGAGATATCTATACATTTGGACCAACATTCCGTGCAGAGAACTCTAATACAACAACACACGCAGCTGAATTCTGGATGATTGAACCAGAAATGGCATTTGCAGATTTAGATTACAGTATGGATGTTATTGAGGATATGTTGAAGTACTGCATTAACTATGTTATGGAAATGTGTCCAGAAGAACTTGCATTCTTCAATGAAAGAATTGATACATCTTTATTAGAACGGCTTGAACATGTAAGAACTTCAAACTTCAAGCGTTTGCCATACACAGAAGCAATCGAAATCTTAAAGAATGCGGATGTGAAGTTTGAAAACAACAACATTCACTGGGGTATGGATTTAAACACAGAGCATGAACGTTACATTACAGAAAAGGTTGTTAAAGGACCAACATTCTTAATCGACTACCCAGAAGAAATCAAGGCATTCTATATGCGTCGTAATGACGATGGCAAGACAGTTGCGGCATGTGATCTATTAGTACCAGGTGTTGGTGAACTGGTTGGAGGAAGCCAGCGTGAAGAAAGACTTGATATTCTTGAAAAGAAGATGGAAAGTCTTGGTATGAATGTAGAAGGTTACCAGTGGTATCTTGACTTACGTAGGTATGGTGGTTGCCAACACGC